The Acanthochromis polyacanthus isolate Apoly-LR-REF ecotype Palm Island chromosome 2, KAUST_Apoly_ChrSc, whole genome shotgun sequence genome contains a region encoding:
- the LOC110955451 gene encoding secretory carrier-associated membrane protein 5-like: MAEPNFPPLPGFIPLKPCFYQDFEEIPEQHRSMCKKMYHLWMLNSCTLAVNLIGCFAWMFGGGGVTNFGLAIIWLLMFTPCSYVCWFRPIYKAFKSDSSFNFMLFFFVFMAQVGISIIQSIGIPGWGVCGWLATISFFSYNILIALIMLVPTIMFTAVASLSFIALTRIHNFYRGSGASMTKAQEEWTTGAWKNPHVQAAAQQAAMGAAAGAMQDQYSSPQYNENQM, encoded by the exons ATGGCTG AACCTAATTTTCCACCGCTGCCTGGATTCATTCCTCTAAAGCCATGCTTCTATCAAGACTTCGAAGAGATTCCTGAACAGCACCGCAGCATGTGCAAGAAAATGTACCATCTGTGGATGT TGAACAGTTGTACACTTGCTGTGAATCTCATTGGCTGCTTTGCTTGGATGTTTGGTGGCGGTGGAGTGACCAACTTTGGACTGGCCATCATCTGGCTGCTCATGTTCACTCCCTGCTCTTATGTCTGCTGGTTCAGACCCATCTACAAAGCTTTCAA gagtgACAGCTCCTTCAACTTCATGCTattcttctttgttttcatggCCCAAGTTGGCATCAGCATCATCCAGAGCATAGGCATCCCAGGATGGGGAGTATG TGGTTGGTTGGCCACCATCTCTTTCTTCAGCTATAATATTTTGATTGCGCTCATCATGCTGGTCCCTACTATCATGTTCACTGCTGTGGCCTCGCTCTCCTTCATTGCTCTCACCAGG ATCCATAACTTTTACCGTGGCAGTGGGGCTAGCATGACCAAAGCTCAGGAGGAGTGGACCACAGGAGCCTGGAAGAACCCTCACGTCCAGGCGGCAGCGCAGCAGGCGGCCATGGGGGCAGCAGCTGGAGCCATGCAGGACCAGTACTCCAGCCCACAATACAACGAAAACCAGATGTAA